Proteins encoded within one genomic window of Streptomyces sp. NBC_01237:
- a CDS encoding aminopeptidase P family protein, which produces MAKGRKNGLYSGISEELSALMRTGWADTERHDLRLAEQAPYAAGRRTALSARFPGERLVIPSGNLKVRSNDDAYPFRPYSGYVHMTGDRARDGALVLEPRADGGHDAYCYQLPRDSRNNDEFWTGPTAELWMGRRRSLAESQLVLGLPCRDVRAAADDLAAATAVPTRIVRGIDPSLETAVTTEEERDSELEEALSDLRLVKDDWEIAELRKAVDSTVRGFTDVIGELSRAIASSERWIEGTFFRRARLEGNAVGYGSICAAGEHATIMHWTDNDGPVRAGDLLLFDAGVETHTLYTADVTRTLPISGTFTPLQRKVYDAVYEAQEAGIAAVKPGAAYRDFHEASQRYLAARLVEWGFIEGPADRAYELGLQRRFTMAGTGHMLGLDVHDCAQARDEEYVGGVLEPGMVLTVEPGLYFQPDDLTVPEEWRGIGVRIEDDLVVTDDGNENLSAGLPRSADDVEAWMARFAG; this is translated from the coding sequence GTGGCGAAAGGCCGAAAGAACGGTCTCTACTCAGGGATCTCCGAGGAACTGTCCGCTCTGATGCGGACGGGGTGGGCGGACACCGAGCGGCACGACCTGCGGCTCGCCGAGCAGGCCCCGTACGCGGCCGGCCGCCGCACCGCGCTCTCCGCGCGCTTCCCGGGCGAACGCCTCGTGATTCCCTCGGGGAACCTCAAGGTCCGGTCGAACGACGACGCCTACCCGTTCCGCCCGTACTCGGGCTATGTGCACATGACGGGGGACCGGGCCCGGGACGGCGCCCTCGTCCTCGAACCCCGTGCGGACGGCGGCCACGACGCCTACTGCTACCAGCTGCCGCGGGACAGCAGGAACAACGACGAATTCTGGACGGGCCCCACGGCGGAACTGTGGATGGGCCGCCGCCGCTCCCTCGCCGAGTCGCAGCTCGTGCTCGGCCTGCCCTGCCGTGACGTCCGCGCGGCGGCCGATGACCTGGCCGCCGCCACCGCGGTGCCGACCCGGATCGTCCGCGGGATCGACCCGTCCCTGGAGACCGCCGTCACCACCGAGGAGGAGCGTGACTCCGAACTGGAAGAGGCGCTCAGCGACCTCCGCCTCGTCAAGGACGACTGGGAGATCGCCGAGCTCCGCAAGGCCGTGGACTCCACCGTGCGCGGATTCACCGATGTGATCGGTGAGCTCTCCCGGGCGATCGCGTCGTCCGAGCGCTGGATCGAGGGCACGTTCTTCCGCCGCGCACGCCTTGAGGGCAACGCCGTCGGCTACGGCTCGATCTGCGCCGCGGGCGAACACGCCACGATCATGCACTGGACGGACAACGACGGTCCGGTACGGGCGGGGGACCTCCTCCTGTTCGACGCCGGCGTGGAGACGCACACCCTCTACACCGCCGACGTCACGCGCACCCTGCCGATCAGCGGCACCTTCACACCGCTCCAGCGCAAGGTCTACGACGCGGTGTACGAGGCGCAGGAGGCAGGCATCGCCGCCGTCAAGCCGGGCGCCGCCTACCGCGACTTCCACGAGGCGTCCCAGCGCTACCTGGCGGCCCGGCTGGTCGAATGGGGCTTCATCGAAGGCCCCGCCGACCGGGCGTACGAACTCGGCCTCCAGCGCCGATTCACCATGGCGGGCACCGGTCACATGCTCGGTCTGGACGTCCATGACTGCGCCCAGGCCCGGGACGAGGAGTACGTCGGCGGTGTTCTGGAGCCGGGCATGGTGCTCACCGTCGAGCCGGGACTGTACTTCCAGCCGGACGATCTGACGGTGCCCGAGGAGTGGCGCGGCATCGGCGTCCGGATCGAGGACGATCTGGTCGTCACCGACGACGGCAACGAGAACCTGTCGGCGGGCCTGCCGCGGTCGGCGGACGACGTCGAGGCATGGATGGCCCGGTTCGCGGGCTGA
- a CDS encoding LuxR family transcriptional regulator, with the protein MTNGKLGEALRLLGIDHAAVRVYLALLELAPAPLSAIGTAAGLDGADLAASYGALVDAGLASAAEEGEDVVAPVPPTAGLEILARHRAAEVEESRITVGGAFESFRRQRLAAYNDHLVEVVTGDAIGPRIRHAWASARDRIRQFESPPYFPLPGATDDALATLARGVTQRVVYSRESLEHPGHLKNVIEPCIKAGEQARVLPSVPVKLVIIDEAYALVSLSIKEADVHNTMLVVQPCGLLSALVALFEQSWQNALPFHGRTTGPGGLPAADRRLLWLLAGGASDDVIARELGISRRTLFRRLQILMAQLGAANRFQMALQAQRSGWL; encoded by the coding sequence ATGACGAACGGGAAACTCGGCGAGGCCCTGCGGCTTCTGGGAATCGATCACGCGGCGGTCCGGGTCTATCTGGCGCTGCTGGAGCTGGCCCCCGCGCCGCTCAGTGCGATCGGGACCGCGGCGGGGCTGGACGGTGCGGATCTCGCCGCGTCGTACGGCGCGCTGGTCGACGCCGGTCTCGCCAGTGCCGCCGAGGAGGGCGAGGACGTGGTGGCGCCGGTTCCCCCCACCGCGGGCCTGGAGATCCTCGCCCGGCACCGGGCGGCCGAGGTCGAGGAGTCGCGCATCACCGTCGGGGGCGCGTTCGAGTCGTTCCGGCGGCAGCGGCTCGCCGCGTACAACGATCATCTCGTGGAGGTCGTGACCGGCGACGCCATCGGCCCCAGGATCCGTCATGCCTGGGCGAGTGCCCGCGACAGGATCCGGCAGTTCGAGTCACCGCCGTACTTCCCCCTGCCCGGAGCCACGGACGACGCACTGGCCACACTCGCCCGCGGTGTGACGCAGCGCGTCGTGTACTCGCGGGAGTCACTGGAGCATCCGGGCCACCTGAAGAACGTCATCGAGCCGTGCATCAAGGCCGGTGAGCAGGCGAGGGTGCTGCCGTCCGTGCCGGTCAAACTCGTGATCATCGACGAGGCGTACGCACTCGTGTCGTTGTCGATCAAGGAGGCCGACGTGCACAACACCATGCTGGTCGTGCAGCCGTGCGGCCTGCTCTCCGCGCTCGTGGCGCTGTTCGAGCAGTCCTGGCAGAACGCCCTGCCGTTCCACGGCCGCACCACAGGGCCGGGCGGTCTGCCGGCCGCCGACCGCCGGCTGCTGTGGCTCCTCGCGGGCGGCGCGAGCGACGATGTCATCGCCCGCGAGCTGGGAATCAGCCGCCGGACGCTCTTCCGCCGTCTGCAGATCCTGATGGCGCAGCTGGGCGCCGCCAACCGTTTCCAGATGGCCTTGCAGGCCCAGCGCTCCGGATGGCTGTGA